Genomic segment of Pochonia chlamydosporia 170 chromosome 1, whole genome shotgun sequence:
ACTAAATAGTCTGTAGTGTCTCATAATACATATTCACTGCATCATGACATTGAGTACATATCTATACACCTTTAGAACTGCCCATAACAACAAGTGACCCCTGCAGGTAGGTAAATGAGCAGATACAGCTTAGTTTGCCAAGTGCCCGTCCTCAGGCCGTCACAAGGGGCAGGCAGGACCTATATCACACAATGTGACAAGTAATGTGAAGCAAGTCTATAATCCACCTCGACAACCACCTTCTTTGTCCGAATTGCCTGAGAGGTTCTAGGTCTGTGTAGCTAGCAATAGTGTTTccaatattggcaatataATCCAACAACATCGACTCCAACAGACCCTTTCATTTTGCAATTGTAAATGCCAGTACTCGGTACTCCATATCcagcccaagcccatgacAAGAAAGACATCATAACAAGTGTATTCGTAAGTCTGCCATGACGACAGCCGTCCAGGTCTATACACGCCACTTAACCCTCCGAAGTATCCATTTGCTGCTCCTCCCCGCTGCCAGCAGTAGCAGCAACCTTGTCCTTTGCAATCTTGATCCTTTCCTCTCTCCATCTATCAATCCTCTCCTTCAGATCCGCCTGCGGAATAGCATCATCAATGGTCATGGGCTGTCGTGTAAACGGATCCTTGGCGTCGCTCAGTAAATGCTGCACAATAGTCGATCTATCTACAATGTGACGGCTAGGTAGAAGCACGGGGTCCTTCATCAGTTCACCCATGATGGGATCCTCAAACTCAGCCGGGATATCGCCCAGATCAAGCTCTGCCTGGTCCAGTTCGAGTTTGGCATCCGCAAACATGGTTTTAACTTTTTCCCACCTTGCTAATTCGGCGGGGTCTTTGGCATTCTTGGAGGATAGAATACGGGTGACACGGTCGAGCACTTCGGGTTTATAGGATCGACCATCTGCTGCGACGGCATCCACAAAGACTTTTGAGTAGCCGAGGTGGAGGTATATGTCGACAAAGTCGGAAATCAGTTGGATGGGACGGAAATGGTATTTGTCCTTGTTAGAGACGGATAGCTCTGCTGCAGCCTTTTTCCCGGCCAATGTCTCCAGGTTGTAGTTCAACATGCTCGCTAATCGGGAGACGATTTCAGGCATGGTAAAGGAGTCACTAAGGGCTTTGGTaaacaacttcatcatctccaaggtTTCGTTGGCAAGCTGCATGTACGAGGTAGCCTGACCACCCAGTGTTTgcagctcctcttccttcttttgccgGTCCTCGGCTGAGAGTGAAGGGTTCTCGAGTTCTCGCTCGAGACTTCTGATCTTGGGGAACTTAGTAAAAGCCTCATCCAAGACATAGGTGGCATCGTTGAGCAACATGTTTACAAATTGTACGAAGAAATCGCGGTTAGTCCTTGGGTGTGTCGTTAGTATGTTTTgcttttgtctttcttgttAAGTTTATACATACTTGCTTTCCCGCGTCAGCTGCTGTTTGTAAACATCGTTGCTCCAAACGCACTTGATAACCTGGAAGATTTCATATCGAATGTTAAATTTGTCATAAAAGGCAGTGTTGGCCCCGGTAGACTCGCATTCAATATAAAACTTCATCAGGGAGTGCAGGAGATACTCGTTAGCGAATGGGAGTGCCATCAGCTGGTCGCCCAAGACTCCCTTTTTCAGGTGCATAAACGGCCATGTCCCGTAGAATAATAGTGAAACTAGAGAGGATTTGAGGTACGGGTTCTTGATAAATTCAGATGATCGAAGAAAAGTGATACACAATGCAATCATTtcctcgccaacagcacTTGGGAGAATTTTTGGCAGGAATCTACGCACTCATATCAGCATACAGCCTCAGGTATCCAAAACGTTGACAAACGCACCTAAAGACAAACTTGAAATTGTCTACGATATTTTGCAAGGTATATTCGGGGAGACAGGCAAACACCTCCGAGTTGTCCTCGGATAAGGGTAATCTTTGTCTCTCGTTAGCAAAATAGCCAAGAAAATCGTGTTGCCAAGCCACCACTTGGACTTACTTGATCATTTGAGACTCTAGGCCAGGTTTATAATTGGAGCCTGTGGCCAGCCGTAGGAGCCAAACGGCTACGTAGCGCATGAACCGTAGTGACGTGCTCTGCATCCTCTCGTCGAGCAATGCGCCCTCTATTGAATACTTCAGTGCAATCGTCTTCTCCAATACGTTCGTGTGTCGTTTCAAGGTTTCCTCAAACAGTCGAAGTTGGGGGGAATTGATCAGTTTAGGGCGTTCAGCCTCCATTGCTTTGATGTGCTTGTCCAGGTACTTAATCTCACGATCCAGGTTCTTGAGCTGTGAATTCAGGGCTTCGCTTCCATAATGATGCGCTGCTAGTGTGAGGAAAAAAGCCTCCGATATGAAGTTGGAGTCTCCTTCGACCTTTTCGGAGTAGTATTTATCGGCGGTGGCTTGATCCGCATTTAGCTTGGTCTCATCTGTGATGTCAACGCGTGGTTGCCTCCTGAAGTAGCGCGCATCAATCTTGTCCACCTTGCTAAAGTCGTTATCCATGAAAGGTTCGCAAAATCGGTCCATGATGGTCGTCACATTGAGCATGAAACCATCTGAGGCAACTTCTCTAGGGTCAACCTGCATGGCTCTTCGCTTGTGGTTCGTGTTCATGATGTACGCAAACCAGTCGAGCGTCCGACTCCTCGTGTCAGGGCCAGCACGGATAAAGGCATTTGCGATTACGAACAAGTCGTCTTGATGCGCTCTCAGAACTATTCTTAATGATTCTTGAGCGTTGGCGATTCGAACTTTATCAAGAGATCGTGCTCCGGGGAAGTAGCTCTTGATAGCGTCCGGTTGGAGGGGAGAGATGCGGAAGAAGGGGCCTAAAATAGTGTGTCTCTCAATATTATGCGCAGATTGCGCCATGTTGAAGCAAGGATGTTGGGCGAgattggtgatgaggatTGGAAAACGAGTATATATGAGAAGGGCCTGGATAAAACAGCTTAGCCTGCAGTGCCACCTATTAACGCAAGTGAAGAGAGGGGGACACCAACCTGAACATAGGGCTTATAATCATCACCCAGTGACAAGGCAGAGAGCTGAGAGCTTATGTTAACCATGGCATCATTAAAGAGAGCAGGAAAggcttcatcgtcgtcaaaaCGCTTTGTAGCTTCTCTGATGAAGTCAAAGCAAAGGCCACCATCATCCTGAATACCCTTTAACAAATATGGCACCAACGTATCATGTTGGGGATTCGGGTCTCGCCTACAAAGGTGTCAGTCCAAAGCTAAACACGACGGGATTGATCCTCCCCATGTCACGTTGAATCCCACGAACCCATAAAGTGCCGGCATGGTCAAGGCAAACAGACAATTGCTCATACAAAGCCTCTTGGCCTCTTCTAGAATCTCTTGCCTTGATGGCGTAACATTCTTGGCAGCAGTGGTGGAAGCCTTGACGGCTCGTTTCCAACACGGCAGCAGATACTCAAAAAGAGGCTTATTCAAGGCCCAGTTGCTACAAGCCTCTATTATGGCTTGATCCAAGGTGCCGATGGACAACTTCAACGCTTCTCCCGAATCGTTTAGCTCTTGGTTCAAGCTGGGCAGGAAGACCAAGCGTTGACCTTGCGGGTTGGTCATGTGGTGTGGATCAACGGAAACACGGAAGATTTGTGACAGCACACGATGTGCATAGTCCTCGTCGGTCTCTGttttttgctgttgctgctgctgggctggTTGCGGAGTTGGTTTACGGGGGGCGGATGCTGAATCGgcgtcgtcaacatcagGTGCGGACCGTTTGCGAGAAGGACGGGAAGTACCTGTAGAGCTCGATTCGTCTCCAGCTGCCTTGGTGTTTTGTACACCAAGTTGTGTGAAGGGATTTGGGCTCGACTGTGCTGGCTTCGCAGCCGGCGTCACGTTGATTGTTGGTTTCTTAGGGGCAGCGGGCTCGGAAGCTTGTGGTTTgggtgctggtgttgatgacgaggaagccGAAGCTTGGTCGGACGACTCGTTGGGTTTGCGCGCTATGTTGCTCAGCATGGCGATACGGCGTGCTCGCATCTATATATGTAAAGTGTTAGTTAGAAATCTGAGTCCATGTAGCATAGGATATCAACAGGTGCAGTATTAATTGTTGAATATGAGGATTTGAGACTTGCATGATCTTTATCTGGGGTATCGTCTGGCCCGCTCTGGGGAGGTTGTTCGTTGGGatccatgatgatgatggcgacgtCCAATGCTCTCCTTGTGGAATTGTGCAAGACAGATCAGAGAGGAGGCAGGAGGTCTAAATGTGATGTGTGGGTGCAAGAGTTGAAAGGAAGACTGGGTTTGTCTGGAAACAAACTAGAACAAACGGGATGGCAAGGCTGACGTCGATAACTAATTGTAGACCCAGCAtcaaatggacatggacatggaggctcCAGCTCGATGATTATGGAATCCAAAAGAGCCCCGCCGCGGCtttcaccaccagcaccagcataGCAGAACAAACGCAGCCAGCTCGGAATCGGAGGTGCCAAGTGGAAGTGGGGCAGGGGAGCTTCAATGGTGACTTCAACCAGCACGGACACTCAAGCTCcggttggtctggtgcctggcagTTTAAAGTCCGTCTGgcccagacttgacatcaaatgcgCCGGACATTCCTCCCACGAACACTCCAGTCTGATACATGAGGCACTATTTTGGCGCTGCGCTGTTCTACAGTACACTACATGCACCAACACGAAGCGGCTGGCtactcaagtctggtctggtgctttgttCCGTCTGTCACTGAACTTCCAGGCAGTGCCCTGTCAACCATCAGCTTCACTCGCCTCTATGCCCACTCCAGTCGTCAATCAAGCTCCATGCCTACAATTTGAGTTGATTTGGCACTTTAATCATTCGATGTCAGGTGTCATCTGTTGTCCAATTGGCCGTGAGATTTTGATTTCGGTCTTTGTTCCTTCCAAATCCTCTCATCATAAACTCCGCGAGCACCACCTCAATCATCTCCAAAACTCCGCACCGGCGCTGGGGCCActcaaacaaccagacatcaattgatccctCACACATACATGCCGCTTACTATATACCTACGATGATAGTGCCTGTTCTTCCCTTACAGCACTCCTACTACTCTACCATCCTTAAGTTTGCCGATGTACCACTCATTCTGGTCCCTGCGCCAGCCAAATCTCACGAGTTATTATAGAACGTCAATGCTGGCATGTTGCATTGTTGCGTTAGACTTTGGCCACGCCAGCTATCACAAATATTCTTTATATTACTAGCCTTGAATGCCCATGTATATCCGCGTTTCCGTTTTCGCGTCGCGCTTCATTCTTATGCTACTCATACATCATGCAGCTTTGTATTTGCCGTCCTTTTTGTTGTCCTTTTTGTTGTCCATCTCAGACCTAGGGTATCCATTGCTTGTACTGTACATCCCCCCTCTAACATTGTTTAATAATCCCGCCTCAGAGTCGAGGTACGTCCATATCAGCACTTGATGATCTCCGCCTCTCGGGTAAGATGGGTGGCCCATCACCTGAACTGTCACGACGAATACCCGTCGTTGGCCCTGTCGTGTTCGCTGCTCTAATACGTCCTTCTTCGCGACTCCGATTCAAAAGCCAGTTCACATGCATGCGTATCATGTTAATGTTGTTCCGTAGCTCTGTGACCTCCTCGCGTATCGGCATCACTTGATTCAATGTCCACATACTCTGCCTAGCCTCGAGATGGGTCAAGTTCTGATGCACTTCTTCGAAGCCGGCGTCCAGGTCCTGCATAGTTCGGTTGTCATTAAAAACTGAGTCGTTCCGGCCGCTTCCACCTTCGCCATGCTTCCGGCCATCTGCCAAAGCTTCGTCGATCCGTTTTGCCGTTTCATCTTGGCGAAGCTGCATGTCTCGGAACTGGCTTGTCAGATCGCTATACGACTGGATGATTTCTCGTTGATTACGGATAACAACGCCCGATGGTGTTTCCGGGTGAAAGGCGCATGTAAATGAATGTGCCCCGATTTCTCCGCGTATTGTCCTAACTGGACAACCCAAGTCTTCATAAGGGCAGCCAACTTCTATCCCATCACACTCCAGGTCGTGATGCGAGTCCATCTGCGAACGACAAACCAGTTGCCAGCAGGCCTGACATCTCGTCTTGGCCTGGGGGCAAGAGAGCAAATGCAGCTCCTTGTCTGTTTCTTCCACCTTATCATCGCACATGTCGCAATCCACTTCCTTGTGGTGGCACTCATCATCCTTGGGTTTGGCACGCAGCTTCTTGTCACACGTAGTATCAGGGCATGTAAATTCCCGGAAGCGGCATTCCGTAGTGGCGTGTTTCTCGACGTTTTCACGCCGCAGTTCTCTTTCGCAACCTCGTCCTTGGTTGGGGCATTTGACAATCAAGCAGTTGAGCTGTGTGCGGACAAGCCTAGCCGCACTGAAGCAGTCCACCCACAATAGGAGCTCGCGATCAATGGGACAGGCTGTACCTGATGGACTTGATGCTATACTGCGTCGCAGGCACCTGTAGCAGAATGTATGGTCACACGGCGTTGTAACAGGATCGACCAGTGGATCGTGACATATCGGACAGAGTAAGTTCGGATCGGGGTCGGAGACGTAGGTCAAGGTGTGCATGTCGAATATGCAGCTGCCGCCGTATTTTTTGGGTATATCAAGAGAGCAAAGGTGCGGTGGCAGCAAAGGGCCGGTCCTACGGTTGGGGCCAGCATCAGCGTGCCGGCGACCATATGGCTGCGACAATATGGCGACTGGCCTCGGCATGCGCTGTACAACATGTCCGTTGGCATCTTGGGCGTTGTAAAAGGCTTCGGGAGACGGTGGTCTGACGAGGCTAGTGACGAGATCTGGTGTGGCGGCTGTCCGCCTCATGTTACGACGAGCGAAGCGCCTGGCGGCAGCAGGGCTCATCCGAACCCCTTCATCGCTCGACTCAGAGCCAGCATCTCGAACGATGTCAGTAGTTACCGTCTCGGTGGTTGTGCGTGAACTCGAACCCGCAGCAATGGGCTCGGGGTCCACAGCCTGGGCGGGAGTGAGAACGGGATTTCCGATTTCCTGAGCAAATGACATAGTTTGGCGGAATGAACGCGGGGTTCCAATGGAGTGGGCTGAACCAGGTAGGATGCAGTTGTcagctgctcgagaaggAGAAACGCATTGGAAACTCGATGTTTTAATTACAACTCGTGTAGTGTGCAAAGGCTGATGAAGCAGAAGTTAAAGTGATGGTGGGAGGGTGGAAGTGAGGAGACATGACGATATGTCAAGTGCCAAAGGTTGCTTTTGTTTGGTTTGACTGTCAAGTGCTTGGTCTTGCGCTTGGTTCAGCCGATCGGAGCGGAAGCGGGCGAACCGCCGCCACCCCCAAATAAGTTTGCTTTGACAACCGAGGCGACGATTCAGGGTCCTGAGGGCTTTACTTTAGTCATGTTTCCTAGCATTGTGCTGGCATTTTGTTGGTAGTGATATCCTGCCCTGTTTCCCTCTATTTTGGGGCGCATCGGCTGACAGTTGGTGGATATGGAACATTCTGTTTGTGATGCAAACCAAGCTCAACCGGCGCGATTTGGACTCACCACATTGTCAGTCGACCCGCCAGACCCCAGAGAACTTTCAAGTCATCTTTAAATTATTATGGAAATAATGGAGCATTAGTTCTGACAGGTCGAATCGCTAGATATGTTTAAGCACTCGGAATCTGGTTTCAAGGTTTGCGAGTCTAGGGTACCGGTGATGTCTCGATGGATTCTAGGCAAGTATT
This window contains:
- a CDS encoding TRAF-like signal transducer (similar to Cordyceps militaris CM01 XP_006674167.1), which translates into the protein MSFAQEIGNPVLTPAQAVDPEPIAAGSSSRTTTETVTTDIVRDAGSESSDEGVRMSPAAARRFARRNMRRTAATPDLVTSLVRPPSPEAFYNAQDANGHVVQRMPRPVAILSQPYGRRHADAGPNRRTGPLLPPHLCSLDIPKKYGGSCIFDMHTLTYVSDPDPNLLCPICHDPLVDPVTTPCDHTFCYRCLRRSIASSPSGTACPIDRELLLWVDCFSAARLVRTQLNCLIVKCPNQGRGCERELRRENVEKHATTECRFREFTCPDTTCDKKLRAKPKDDECHHKEVDCDMCDDKVEETDKELHLLSCPQAKTRCQACWQLVCRSQMDSHHDLECDGIEVGCPYEDLGCPVRTIRGEIGAHSFTCAFHPETPSGVVIRNQREIIQSYSDLTSQFRDMQLRQDETAKRIDEALADGRKHGEGGSGRNDSVFNDNRTMQDLDAGFEEVHQNLTHLEARQSMWTLNQVMPIREEVTELRNNINMIRMHVNWLLNRSREEGRIRAANTTGPTTGIRRDSSGDGPPILPERRRSSSADMDVPRL
- a CDS encoding ubiquitin conjugation factor E4 (similar to Coccidioides immitis RS XP_001244623.1), which produces MDPNEQPPQSGPDDTPDKDHASLKSSYSTINTAPMRARRIAMLSNIARKPNESSDQASASSSSTPAPKPQASEPAAPKKPTINVTPAAKPAQSSPNPFTQLGVQNTKAAGDESSSTGTSRPSRKRSAPDVDDADSASAPRKPTPQPAQQQQQQKTETDEDYAHRVLSQIFRVSVDPHHMTNPQGQRLVFLPSLNQELNDSGEALKLSIGTLDQAIIEACSNWALNKPLFEYLLPCWKRAVKASTTAAKNVTPSRQEILEEAKRLCMSNCLFALTMPALYGRDPNPQHDTLVPYLLKGIQDDGGLCFDFIREATKRFDDDEAFPALFNDAMVNISSQLSALSLGDDYKPYVQALLIYTRFPILITNLAQHPCFNMAQSAHNIERHTILGPFFRISPLQPDAIKSYFPGARSLDKVRIANAQESLRIVLRAHQDDLFVIANAFIRAGPDTRSRTLDWFAYIMNTNHKRRAMQVDPREVASDGFMLNVTTIMDRFCEPFMDNDFSKVDKIDARYFRRQPRVDITDETKLNADQATADKYYSEKVEGDSNFISEAFFLTLAAHHYGSEALNSQLKNLDREIKYLDKHIKAMEAERPKLINSPQLRLFEETLKRHTNVLEKTIALKYSIEGALLDERMQSTSLRFMRYVAVWLLRLATGSNYKPGLESQMIKLPLSEDNSEVFACLPEYTLQNIVDNFKFVFRFLPKILPSAVGEEMIALCITFLRSSEFIKNPYLKSSLVSLLFYGTWPFMHLKKGVLGDQLMALPFANEYLLHSLMKFYIECESTGANTAFYDKFNIRYEIFQVIKCVWSNDVYKQQLTRESKTNRDFFVQFVNMLLNDATYVLDEAFTKFPKIRSLERELENPSLSAEDRQKKEEELQTLGGQATSYMQLANETLEMMKLFTKALSDSFTMPEIVSRLASMLNYNLETLAGKKAAAELSVSNKDKYHFRPIQLISDFVDIYLHLGYSKVFVDAVAADGRSYKPEVLDRVTRILSSKNAKDPAELARWEKVKTMFADAKLELDQAELDLGDIPAEFEDPIMGELMKDPVLLPSRHIVDRSTIVQHLLSDAKDPFTRQPMTIDDAIPQADLKERIDRWREERIKIAKDKVAATAGSGEEQQMDTSEG